In Amaranthus tricolor cultivar Red isolate AtriRed21 chromosome 3, ASM2621246v1, whole genome shotgun sequence, a single window of DNA contains:
- the LOC130808469 gene encoding uncharacterized protein LOC130808469 gives MANPEFTVTYRIDGNWQNYSTFIQNLRGRVADPNAELCRGLSQLPPENPNTTQSRQRWISVILQTNDTSITLRIRRENLYVDAYRRGNTTWVEFASTRGRLYPNSVLLQNNDGSYPQLEAGTPGRSNIPLTLDNLTLAVNMLAELDGRGSDARMYQIVVVQMISESIRLHSITQYLASGHATAGAPAWMIGREGSWARLSRILYANSADRFQPYDESQEFINETQIWSYPDVINALGILKPEPRAPNTRFPRMAQDYDFGGGPKVEVFEFRINKTDEDLIPAQLYGSIKGNQVFIHNFYDRDNGHTEPVNAGDFPLLMGPKSAAMSACDTFKINVDLLFKKNSGPPYTQCSRGYILWNTCNLDSSKVYDKFIQDTFPGDDGCSATIRYGVFSDAVGANIEVKLINGDGEDPAQVYGNISAANTRVIEGESVLFRKGKDGRMDIRPGQVIPLSRAIVAVPINSNFHVRAKLYDYDSASWDDEIANGTARFKPKRYGTDVQKISGQYGEIEVKITWKI, from the coding sequence ATGGCAAACCCAGAATTCACAGTAACTTACAGAATTGATGGTAACTGGCAAAACTACTCAACCTTCATTCAAAATCTGCGTGGTAGAGTAGCTGACCCAAACGCAGAACTTTGTCGCGGCCTTAGCCAACTTCCACCCGAAAATCCAAACACAACTCAATCGCGACAACGCTGGATTTCTGTTATACTCCAAACAAATGACACAAGTATCACCTTAAGGATACGACGTGAAAATCTCTACGTAGACGCCTACCGAAGGGGTAACACCACTTGGGTTGAGTTTGCTTCTACACGCGGCCGCCTATACCCAAACTCTGTTTTACTACAGAACAATGATGGCAGCTACCCTCAATTAGAAGCTGGAACACCAGGAAGAAGCAACATTCCTCTGACATTAGATAATCTTACACTTGCTGTCAATATGTTGGCCGAATTAGATGGCCGTGGATCTGATGCCAGAATGTATCAGATCGTGGTCGTTCAAATGATAAGTGAATCAATTAGGTTGCATAGTATAACTCAATATCTAGCTAGTGGGCATGCTACAGCTGGCGCCCCTGCTTGGATGATCGGAAGGGAAGGTTCTTGGGCTAGGCTTTCAAGAATTTTGTATGCTAACAGTGCTGATCGTTTCCAGCCTTACGACGAGTCACAAGAGTTCATTAACGAGACACAAATCTGGTCATACCCCGATGTGATCAATGCACTTGGGATACTTAAACCCGAACCTAGAGCACCCAATACTCGATTTCCCCGAATGGCTCAAGATTATGACTTCGGTGGTGGGCCCAAAGTGGAGGTGTTTGAGTTTCGTATCAATAAAACCGATGAAGATCTCATTCCTGCACAACTCTATGGATCAATTAAAGGTAATCAAGTGTTTATTCATAACTTCTATGACCGGGATAATGGTCATACTGAACCGGTTAATGCTGGAGATTTTCCATTACTTATGGGTCCAAAATCTGCTGCAATGTCGGCTTGTGATACCTTCAAAATTAATGTTGATTTGTTGTTCAAAAAAAATTCTGGCCCGCCTTATACTCAATGTAGTCGAGGATACATTCTATGGAATACTTGTAATCTCGACTCGAGTAAGGTGTATGATAAGTTTATACAAGATACGTTTCCAGGGGATGATGGGTGCTCTGCTACGATTCGTTATGGGGTGTTTAGTGATGCGGTAGGGGCTAATATTGAGGTTAAACTTATTAATGGTGATGGGGAAGATCCTGCTCAAGTTTATGGTAATATATCTGCGGCGAATACAAGAGTTATAGAAGGTGAGAGTGTGCTTTTTCGTAAGGGAAAAGATGGTCGTATGGATATAAGGCCTGGTCAGGTGATTCCGTTGTCAAGGGCTATTGTTGCAGTCCCGATAAATTCCAACTTTCATGTTCGTGCTAaattatatgattatgattCTGCGTCGTGGGATGATGAGATTGCTAATGGAACTGCAAGATTCAAGCCGAAAAGATATGGAACTGATGTTCAGAAAATTTCGGGGCAGTATGGTGAAATTGAAGTAAAGATTACTTGGaaaatatga